A window of the Pristiophorus japonicus isolate sPriJap1 chromosome 13, sPriJap1.hap1, whole genome shotgun sequence genome harbors these coding sequences:
- the ferry3 gene encoding ferry endosomal RAB5 effector complex subunit 3 codes for MLMSTRMKENPANFRSSEKQFVFNFKTGQQSCVLTAPLQIPMQGSISDLHGRLMLLHNLPYFVENDLKNSLDQFIDEETKKNYDKEAEAALEKLKTSDACTEQFVNTWAKAYHETTLEHARPEEPSWDEDFADVYHDLIHSPASEALLNLEHNYFVRVSELISERDMELKKLQERQSVEMDKVMQELGTTLTDQDVNLVAAQHFESQQVLENKWASELKQLMAIQKQEYQEWVIKLHQDMQNPNNSTVSEEIKVKQNQSTVANERMFEERSLLEESFTIHLGAQLKTMHNLRLVRANVLDFCKHKRNQRSGVKLQRLQTALSLYSTSLCGLVLLVDNRINSYSGIKRDFATVCQECTDFHFPRVEQQLQIVQQVVLYASAQRNKKIKERAELPNGNEDKSKIGERNPSNILPGEFYTTRHSNLSEVHVVFHLCVDDNVRSSNITARDPAIMGLRNILKVCCTHDITTITIPLLLVHDMSEEMTIPWCLKRAELVFKCVKGFMMEMASWDGGTSRTVQFLVPQSISEEMFYQLSNMLPQIFRVSSTLTLTSKR; via the exons ATGTTAATGAGCACAAGAATGAAAGAGAATCCTGCAAATTTTCGGTCATCAGAAAAACAATTTGTCTTTAATTTTAAGACAGGACAACAGTCATGTGTGCTAACTGCACCCCTCCAGATCCCTATGCAAGGAAGTATCAGTGATTTACATGGCCGTCTTATGCTCTTGCATAATCTTCCTTATTTTGTGGAGAATG ATTTAAAAAATTCTCTTGATCAGTTTATTGATGAAGAAACTAAAAAGAATTACGACAAAGAAGCAGAAGCTGCCTTAGAAAAACTAAAAACCAGTGACGCATGTACAGAACAGTTTGTTAATACTTGGGCTAAAGCTTACCATGAG ACCACATTAGAACATGCTAGGCCTGAAGAGCCTAGTTGGGATGAAGATTTTGCAGATGTTTATCATGATTTGATTCATTCCCCAGCCTCTGAGGCTTTACTCAACTTGGAACATAACTACTTTGTCAGAGTCTCAGAACTTATTAGTGAAAGAGATATGGAACTGAAGAAGCTGCAGGAAAG GCAGTCTGTGGAGATGGACAAAGTGATGCAAGAACTAGGGACAACCCTTACAGATCAAGATGTAAATTTAGTTGCTGCTCAGCATTTTGAATCCCAACAG GTGTTGGAAAACAAATGGGCCAGTGAGCTGAAACAACTAATGGCTATTCAGAAACAAGAGTACCAAGAGTGGGTAATAAAACTACATCAGGACATGCAAAATCCTAACAACAGTACAGTCAG TGAGGAAATCAAAGTAAAACAAAATCAATCCACTGTAGCAAATGAACGAATGTTTGAAGAACGATCTCTGTTGGAGGAAAGTTTTACTATACATTTAG GAGCCCAGTTGAAAACTATGCACAACTTACGGCTAGTGAGAGCTAATGTCCTTGATTTTTGTAAACACAAACGCAATCAACGAAGTGGTGTTAAACTTCAAAGACTACAGACAGCACTGTCACTGTACTCCACCTCTCTATGTGGACTTGTCTTACTTGTCGATAACCGTATCAATTCCTACAGTGGCATCAAACGAG ATTTTGCAACAGTTTGCCAGGAGTGCACAGATTTCCATTTTCCCAGAGTAGAACAGCAGCTTCAGATTGTCCAGCAAGTTGTTCTTTATGCCAGTGCTCAGCGTAACAAGAAGATAAAGGAAAGAGCTG AGCTACCAAACGGAAATGAAGATAAGTCAAAGATTGGAGAAAGAAATCCATCAAATATTTTACCAG GAGAATTTTACACAACAAGGCATTCTAACCTTTCTGAAGTTCATGTTGTCTTTCACCTGTGTGTGGATGATAATGTGAGATCCAGCAATATTACTGCCCGTGATCCAGCAATTATGGGCCTGCGGAACATTCTGAAAGTCTGTTGCACTCATGATATTACTACAATAACTATCCCACTCTTACTGGTGCACGATATGTCTGAG GAGATGACTATACCTTGGTGTCTGAAAAGAGCAGAGCTTGTGTTTAAGTGTGTAAAAG